One window of Polyangiaceae bacterium genomic DNA carries:
- a CDS encoding aminotransferase class I/II-fold pyridoxal phosphate-dependent enzyme codes for MKDPILITGGTGFVAHQLQRTFSAASRACHLLDRTAAPDHRPSEAPVTIGDVRDPDLVDRLVRESSAVVHLAAVVGVDDYLKNPGEVLDVNISGTRNVLTSCLAHGKPVIFASTSEVYGRNTERLREDSAMILGSSSSPRWSYAVSKAVGEHHTRALTAHGLQCAITRYFNVYGPLLDAPGRGRVLSKWLGRLQQGQPLRLVDGGNAVRSFCYVDEAAQATAELLFALEAGRIPSGSAFNVGRDEPVSMLELAERMLALVGRPGQLEVVPGHEAFGRGFEEIPFRVPDVSAIRAAIGFEARIELDEGLSRVLEHWDFAVQPAARKTWIPTIQPQFHSTLDLALELQGVLASGRVSNEGPRVNALEEQTAEFLGVDGVAATSTGSDALILLAWALRPRLSGRKVIVPSFTYIATLAAWEHAGFDVLFCDIDDETFTLASDALSRLLADHDDIAAVMAVTAYGVPPDLESLSRLLAPRGIPLLLDDSHGFGSSCEGLRSSPHVLAATYSLHATKVLPAVEGGLVWTRDAQLQREIVRLRGHGLTTPRQGSTAGFNARLDELRATIALAQLDRFPLVNARRQASAQRLRAVAQRYPAFFQVQRVPERVSSNFQNLAVRCFPGAGSSLDRVIEEFAQQGVEARRYFAPPLHHLAKYPSPHALPNTDAVYDSLLCLPIHDEMSEAALRQLEQAMQAVAAAHAS; via the coding sequence ATGAAGGATCCGATCTTGATCACTGGAGGAACTGGGTTCGTCGCCCACCAGCTCCAGCGCACCTTCAGCGCGGCGAGCCGTGCTTGCCACCTCCTCGACCGCACTGCGGCTCCTGACCATCGTCCTTCCGAGGCCCCAGTAACCATAGGAGACGTTCGTGATCCGGATCTCGTGGATCGCCTGGTCCGGGAGTCATCCGCCGTGGTGCACCTCGCTGCCGTCGTGGGCGTCGATGACTACCTGAAGAACCCGGGTGAAGTGCTCGACGTGAACATCAGCGGCACTCGAAACGTCCTGACCAGCTGCCTAGCCCACGGCAAGCCTGTGATTTTCGCCAGCACCAGCGAGGTGTACGGGCGGAACACTGAGCGTCTCCGTGAGGATTCGGCAATGATCCTCGGCTCGAGCAGCTCGCCTCGCTGGAGCTATGCGGTGTCCAAGGCCGTTGGGGAGCACCACACTCGGGCGCTCACAGCCCACGGACTCCAGTGCGCGATCACACGCTACTTCAATGTGTACGGACCACTCTTGGACGCGCCAGGGCGGGGCCGCGTCCTCTCAAAGTGGCTGGGCCGGCTCCAGCAAGGCCAGCCATTACGTCTGGTCGACGGCGGCAACGCAGTGCGCAGCTTCTGCTACGTGGATGAGGCCGCGCAGGCTACGGCAGAGCTTCTGTTTGCGCTCGAGGCCGGGCGCATTCCGTCCGGCAGCGCCTTCAACGTCGGACGCGACGAACCGGTAAGCATGTTGGAGCTCGCTGAACGAATGCTGGCGTTGGTCGGTCGCCCGGGCCAGCTCGAGGTCGTCCCAGGTCACGAAGCGTTTGGGCGTGGTTTCGAAGAAATCCCGTTCCGCGTTCCGGACGTGTCAGCGATCCGCGCGGCAATTGGTTTCGAAGCCCGCATCGAACTCGACGAAGGCCTTTCAAGGGTTCTTGAGCACTGGGACTTCGCCGTACAGCCCGCGGCACGAAAGACCTGGATCCCGACCATCCAGCCTCAGTTTCACTCCACCCTCGACCTGGCGTTGGAGCTACAGGGCGTGCTGGCATCCGGGCGCGTCAGCAACGAAGGGCCGCGGGTCAACGCTCTCGAGGAACAGACCGCCGAGTTCCTCGGGGTGGACGGCGTCGCAGCCACGAGCACGGGCAGCGACGCGCTGATCCTCCTCGCGTGGGCACTCAGACCCCGGCTGAGCGGCAGAAAGGTCATCGTCCCCTCGTTCACGTACATCGCGACCCTCGCGGCGTGGGAGCACGCCGGTTTCGACGTGCTCTTCTGTGACATCGATGACGAGACCTTCACACTCGCGAGCGATGCCCTCTCGCGTCTCCTCGCGGATCACGACGACATCGCCGCAGTGATGGCTGTCACCGCCTACGGCGTGCCGCCGGATCTGGAATCGCTGTCGCGGTTGCTGGCTCCCCGCGGGATCCCTCTACTGCTAGACGACTCTCACGGCTTCGGCTCGAGCTGTGAGGGGCTGCGCTCTTCCCCGCATGTGCTCGCGGCGACGTATAGCCTACACGCAACGAAGGTGCTCCCCGCCGTGGAGGGCGGCCTCGTGTGGACCCGCGATGCCCAGTTGCAGCGTGAGATCGTTCGGCTCCGCGGGCACGGCCTGACCACTCCAAGGCAAGGGTCCACTGCAGGTTTCAACGCGCGGCTCGACGAACTGCGCGCAACGATTGCTCTGGCGCAGCTCGATCGCTTTCCGCTGGTCAACGCACGCCGCCAGGCTTCCGCGCAGCGGCTAAGGGCGGTCGCCCAGCGCTACCCCGCCTTCTTTCAAGTTCAGCGCGTACCAGAGCGCGTGAGTTCGAACTTCCAGAACCTCGCCGTGCGTTGCTTTCCTGGCGCTGGGTCGAGTCTGGATCGGGTGATCGAGGAGTTTGCGCAGCAAGGTGTCGAGGCGCGACGCTACTTTGCGCCACCGCTACATCACCTCGCGAAGTACCCCTCACCCCACGCCCTCCCAAATACCGACGCGGTGTATGACAGCCTACTGTGCCTCCCGATTCATGACGAAATGAGCGAGGCGGCGCTCCGGCAACTGGAGCAAGCAATGCAGGCTGTGGCAGCCGCACACGCCAGCTAG